The following is a genomic window from Thermodesulfobacteriota bacterium.
GATCGGCGAGCCGGTGATTGCGTGGAGCGAGTCCTCCGCGACCATTATGCAAAAGAGTATCGCGCGGGGGAAGCTCCTGTCGAGTATGAGGAAATCCGCCACTCTTTCCGGCGATATGTAGTCGAACTTGCGCCTGTACATGTCGAGCGCGCTCGCGGACTTGAGAAGCGCCGCCCACTGTATGTTGTCTATCGGGGTGCCGACGTCCTCGGGCTTCGGAAGCAAGAGGAAGTACTTGACGTCGATGATGCGTGACGTCTTGTCGGCGCGCTCGATGAGCTTGCCCATGCGGGCGAAGTGCCAGTCCTCGCCGCGGTTCATCGTGGCGTCGGCAATGCCGGCGTAGAGGTGGCTCTCCATCTTCACCTTCATATAAAAATCCTGGGGCGTGTCGGTGGCCGCGTCCCCGAACGCCGCCTCCTTGACGAAGAAGTAGAACTTGTTTATCTGCTCCCACATTTCGGACGTTATAGTCTCGCGTATCGTGCGGGCGTTTTCGCGGGCGCGGGTGAGCGTCGAAAGTATCGAGTTAGGATTCGACTTGTCGAACGTCAGGAACTGGAGGACGTTCTCCTTCGTCGCCGTCTCGCCGTACTTCTCCCGGAAAGGGTCGAGGTCGCCCGTCGTGCTGACGAGCGGCCCCCACTGCTCGGAATGCTCCGCCCCCGCAGGCCGGTCGAGCATGAGGTGGAGATTGACCTCTATGAACCTGGCGACGTTCTCTGCCCTTTCTATGTATCGTGACATCCAGTAGATGCTATTCGCTACCCTGCTGAGCATTGTCGATTAATATACCATCTTCTCCTGATTATTTTCTTGCGTGCGCCGGGGTGCGGCTCAGGGGATGTCCCTTAGCACCCAGGTGTCCTTGCTGCCGCCGCCCTGCGAGGAGTTGACGACGAGGGAG
Proteins encoded in this region:
- a CDS encoding alpha-E domain-containing protein — protein: MLSRVANSIYWMSRYIERAENVARFIEVNLHLMLDRPAGAEHSEQWGPLVSTTGDLDPFREKYGETATKENVLQFLTFDKSNPNSILSTLTRARENARTIRETITSEMWEQINKFYFFVKEAAFGDAATDTPQDFYMKVKMESHLYAGIADATMNRGEDWHFARMGKLIERADKTSRIIDVKYFLLLPKPEDVGTPIDNIQWAALLKSASALDMYRRKFDYISPERVADFLILDRSFPRAILFCIMVAEDSLHAITGSPIDGYQNEAERRMGLLHSELVYASIDEIIDIGLHEYLDAFQTRLNRVDDAIRSSFFSMEPVKAKGGGAAQ